From the genome of Hemiscyllium ocellatum isolate sHemOce1 chromosome 15, sHemOce1.pat.X.cur, whole genome shotgun sequence, one region includes:
- the tmem187 gene encoding transmembrane protein 187 yields the protein MEVKGPVEPVPRGVLRGRWAMLGPGGRAFLQVLLLCGLCVSALGSGLMDRVYTELGYGHYAERRVAWLPRFLAMPCNCLVNLGYMGLGAYWLRREAAPGPGQEQAYRQAVFAWMALVYGPVQWVRLSSQAQRAAALDQWLTLPIFAWVPAWVAELLRSRGQRGPRARAWASSPLLTQAASVCSYGLALAHRRGFELALGAHIAAAVLSGLAAQSALGGRASRRHLVLAIASCCGFVGLKLLDQPLAAWGLLPAPLSGHSCSKVCDILQFHHSFCFLDLLAREKEARRHR from the coding sequence ATGGAGGTGAAGGGGCCGGTGGAGCCTGTCCCCCGGGGGGTGTTGCGGGGCCGCTGGGCGATGCTGGGCCCCGGCGGAAGGGCCTTCCTGCAGGTGCTGCTGCTGTGCGGGCTGTGCGTGTCCGCTCTGGGCAGCGGCCTGATGGACCGGGTCTACACCGAGCTCGGCTACGGGCACTACGCGGAGCGGCGGGTGGCCTGGCTGCCCCGCTTCCTGGCCATGCCGTGTAACTGCCTGGTGAACCTGGGCTACATGGGGCTGGGGGCCTACTGGCTGCGGAGGGAGGCGGCGCCGGGCCCGGGCCAGGAGCAGGCCTACCGCCAGGCGGTGTTCGCCTGGATGGCGCTGGTGTACGGCCCGGTGCAGTGGGTCCGCCTCAGCAGCCAGGCCCAGCGGGCGGCCGCCCTCGATCAGTGGCTCACGCTGCCCATCTTCGCCTGGGTGCCGGCCTGGGTGGCCGAGTTACTGCGGAGCCGGGGGCAGCGAGGTCCCCGGGCCCGGGCCTGGGCCTCGTCCCCGCTGCTCACGCAGGCCGCCTCGGTCTGCAGTTACGGCCTGGCGCTGGCCCACCGCCGGGGCTTCGAGCTGGCCCTGGGGGCCCACATCGCGGCGGCGGTGCTCTCCGGCCTGGCGGCTCAGTCCGCTCTCGGTGGCCGGGCCTCCCGCCGGCACCTGGTGCTCGCCATCGCCTCGTGCTGCGGCTTCGTGGGCCTCAAGCTGCTGGACCAGCCCCTGGCCGCCTGGGGCCTACTGCCCGCGCCCCTCTCCGGCCACTCCTGCTCCAAGGTCTGCGACATCCTGCAGTTCCACCACAGCTTCTGCTTCCTGGACCTGCTGGCCCGGGAGAAGGAGGCGCGGCGGCACCGCTGA